CTGTAGCTTTACTTGTATTTTGGAGTGGTTGGTCAGTTTTAACGGAAAATTTACCTTGGCTTGTGGATCAAATGGCGATCGCTCCAGAAACCATTCATGCGATCGCAGTTTCCGTACCAGGTGTCATTAACTGTCATGATATCGCTTCTCGTGGTGTTATCGGTCGTCAAGTATTTATAGAAATGCACTTAATTGTTGATGCACCAGATGTAGAGACTGCTCACAATATTACAGAAGAAGTCGAAAGACAACTAGAACAACGGTTTCATCCAGTCAGGATTTTAATTCATGTTGAGCCACCTGCATATCATTCTGAGCGCATTACCTTTGACTCTGAACAAACGTAAACGTGAACAATATTCTTCCCAATCCTGTGAGCAAATAATCTTATTTTTCCAAGCGAACCGCATACCACTGTAAATATTCTCCTGGACTTACATCTAAATTACAACTTGTATCAAGCAAATATTGTGCCTGTTCGCTAACTGAATCCAATTTTTGCATATCTAGTGGTAAATCATCATGAGCTATTTGTGATAAAGTCTTTTCCAGCTTTATTAACAATTCAGCCGCTGTCAGAAATTGTTCTGGTTGATTTGTTTCCAAAACAACAAAATCGTCTTGTTGATACATTAATGGATTTGGCATAATTGGTGATTTGTAATAGTTTTATCACTGATGACGGAGAGGGCGCAGGCCCTGCGCCCCTACGATGGATATACTGGCATTGTAAAATGAAACCATGCACCACCGTGGGGAGATGAATCTACCCAAATTTGACCGTAATGAGCGCGGATAATGCGTTGACATAAACAAAGACCAATTCCATAGCCATCTGTGGCTTGATCACGTTGGAGACGGAAAAGATTTTCAAAAATGCGATTGCGGTTTTCTTCAGGAATACCCGGACCTGTATCACCAACACTAAATTGCACTTTTTGCGTAGTCCTATGTAGTCCCGCCACAGTAATAACGCCGCCCGCAGGTGTATATTTGATGGCGTTATCTAAAAGATTAACTAGCACTTGGCGAATTCGTTCAGGATCAGCATATACATAGGGTAAATCTTGGGGAATATCTGTTTCCACTGTTTGGGATTTGGCAATATAGCGATCGCTCAATTCATCTAATACCTGTAAACACAGTTCTCCTAATTGTAACTTTTGTGGGATGATAGGCAGATCTGTATCCTCACTACGCCCGATTTGTAACAAATCAGCAATCATCCGATCAATGATCCGTGTTTGCGCCCGAGCTTGTTTTAATAAATGTATAGCCAGTCCTGGTTTCAGGCGTGTAAACTCCCCTGTATCTGGATTATAAGTAGATTGAAGAGTTTCAATAGCGATCGCCGCAGCCGTGAGAGGATTACGAAGATCATGTGCCAAAATCGCAATTACTCGGTCTTTGAATTGTAGCTGTTCTTGCAGTTTCTCCTTTTCCTGCTTTAACCGAAAAATTTCATCTGATAGTTGAATCGTCTCCGCCGAACTTGCAACCGAATGAATGGTAAACTTAGGCAAGTTTACCCGACTCTTTTCATCCATAAGTTCTGGAGAATCTTCCTGTAAACTCAAAAAAGTATCCACAGAAGTTTGCCAACGTGGCCACCAGATTTTTAATTGCGGAATAATATTAGTACCAGCAATAGTCTGTTGGGGTTGTGGATGAATTTTAACTAAAGCAGGAGTTGCTATTAACTTAAAATGTTCCGCTAAATAGGGTTGTTCGCCAACATCAATAATTTGTAGTTCAAAACTATACCCAGCCTCTAATTCCTTTAAGTAAGCGCGAATTTGCTGTACTTGTTGACGAGACTGAGTTCGTCCATCAACAAACAGCAGTAGTTGGAGTGGAGCCTCAGAATAAATAGGCTGATCCTGGGAAACTTGCATGACATCTTGTTTCAGCACTGGTAACAACCTGGGGACGCTTTACAGACAGTAAAATGCAATGAGATTGCTTAATGTCCGTTGTTTTTTCTAATTTAATATCTATTTTAGATTCTTCCTATTCTAATTCGATCTAGGTTTTTAATCTCAATACCTTGTTCAAATCAAAAAATTCCTTGATTCGTAGGTGGGGTTAAGGCACGTATCCCAACAAATACCTTGGGTTTCTCTTGGCTCAACCCAACAAAGCAAAAAAATGGCGCAAGTATTATTATCACCAAAAATGCTAGTGTAGAAAGTGAAAATCAATTTGTGATTTCTTTGTGTTTTTTCGTAACCGTCCGGCTGTATTCCTGAGTTTTGCTGTTTTACTATCTTCCTTAACAGCTTGTACCAATAGTCAATCCGCTAAAAACCTCCAACAATCATTAGCTGCTGATCCTCAGTTGCAAAATAATCCTGTTCCTTTTGGCAAACCTCAGAGTCAGCAAGTAACACCCAACCCCAACACATCCATAATTAAGTTACCTGCTGATTTTCCCGCAGATATCCCCATTTATCCTAATGCCACACTAGAGGAAGTTATCCCGGCTAATTCTGAAAATAAAATATCAATTCGTTGGCAAAGTGCAGATCCTAGTAATCTCATTACCAGCTTTTATCGTCAGCAATTCCAGGCTAAAAACTGGCAGATTGTCCAACAGCCTCCAGATGATGTAGAGGGGACTGTTTCAGCCCGACGCAATGATTTACTCATCAACCTCACAATTAAACCACAAACAGTTACGAAAGCTGCACCCAATCAACCACAAACAGCAACTAAATTAGTAATTGAATATTCGTCTAATTCTCAAACCACAGCTACTAATCCAGTTACCTCATCCAATAATTCTGAATTTATTGGTCCAGTTTTACCTAATACTAATAGTCCCAACATAACAACCCAGCCAACTAGCCAACCTGAGATTTTAACAACTCAAGAATTTACTGATATTCAAAAAGCACCTCCAGAATGGCGCGGACACATTCAAGATTTAGCAGCATTAGGTGTTTTATCTATCGAACCCAAAACAAATAACGAATTTTTACCTGATAAAATTATCACCCGTCGAGAATATGCTCGCTGGTTAGTTGCGGCTAATAATGCCATGTATGCTAACAATCCAGCTAAAAAAATTCGGTTAGCAGCCACTAGCACACAACCAACTTTCAGGGATATCCTCAGCAAAGATCCTGATTTTCCAGCCATTCAGGGATTAGCCGAAGCAGGTTTAATTCCTAGTGCTTTGTCTGGAGATACCACAGCAGTTTTATTTCGTCCTGATGCACCTTTAACGCGAGAACAATTACTTTTGTGGAAAATTCCTTTAGATACCCGTCAAGCCTTACCTGTTGCTAATTTAGAAGCCGTTAAACAAACTTGGGGTTTTCAAGATGCAGGTAGCATTGAACCCAAAGCTTTAAGAGCAGTTTTGGCTGATTTTCAGAATGCTGAACAATCGAATATTCGCCGAGTTTTTGGCTATACAACCTTATTTCAACCTAAAAAACCTGTAACTCGTGCCGAAGCCAGTGCAGCTTTATGGTATTTCGGTACTCAAGGTGAAGGAATGTCCGCAGCAGAAGCTTTAAAATTGAAAAGCTAAATAGTATTTACGGTTAAGTAAATATACGACAGGCCGAAGAGCCTGTCATTCCTACTTCCTAATTCTTGGCTTTACTTTTCGGGTGTAGGTGTAGGTGTAGGTGTAGTTGTAGGTTTAGCTGTTGGTGTGGCTGTAGGTTTAGCTGTTGGTGTGGCTTTAGGTTTAGCTGTTGGTGTGGCTGTAGGTTTAGCCGTTGGTGTGGCTTTAGGTTTAGCCGTTGGTGTGGCTTTAGGTTTAGCCGTTGGTGTGGCTGTAGGTTTAGCCGTTGGTGTGGCTTTAGGTTTAGCCGTTGGTGTGGCTTTAGGTTTAGCCGTTGGTGTGGCTGTAGGTTTAGCCGTTGGTGTGGCTGTAGGTTTAGCCGTTGGTGTGGCTGTAGGTTTAGCCGTTGGTGTGGCTTTAGGTTTAGCCGTTGGTTTAGCTGTTGGTGTGGCTTTAGGAGTTGGGTTAGTTACCGGGGTACTAATGATAGTTTTAACTTCTTCATTTAGTCTTTGACGAAGTTGTAAATCAGCAATACCAGTTTCTGGAAGTTGATGTTTTTTCTGGTACTCCTTTACTAACTCTTCCGTTTGAGGAGTATAGAATTGATCCCTGGGAAGTGGAGTTTTTGGTTTGAGTACAGTATTTAAATTAGCTTGCAAAATTTGGACAATCATAGCGGCTTGATCTTGGGTTTGGGGACCTACTTTCCCATCCACCTTTAGCTTGTAGCCTGTTTGAAATTGAGTGATGGCTTTTTTAGTTTCCTCATCAGTTAGAGGATCTTTTGTAACTTTAACGTTATAACCCAACCCCCGTAACACAGATCGGAATTCCTCTGGGTTATAGTTGCGCTGACGGGCAGCAAAAGCTATGTCCGAACTCACAACACTAGCTGCTACTATACAGGTTAAAGCTATTGTTATTCTAGATTTGTCGAAACTACACCACATAATAAAAACTCCTTGGAAGTAAACCAGTAAAATCAAGAGTATCACAAGTGGATTTTAAGTTTCTTTAATCACAGTTTTTGCGATCATTCATAAATTTTGATTAATCTGACTCTAATTGATTATTAATCAATATGAAAAATCACCCCGCTAAAGCTGTTTCTGGTTGATAACGGATTTCATTGGCACAGGTACGACCTTTTTCAATGTCAGCTATATTAGCAAAAGTAGTATCAGCAATATTCTGCAAAGCCTCTTTTGTAAAAAAAGCTTGATGTCCAGTAATGAGAACATTAGGGAAAGTTGTCAAATGTTGAAAAACATCATCTTGAATGATTTCTTTAGACAAATCTTCAAAAAATAATTCCGATTCTTGTTCGTAAACATCCACACCCAGATAACCAATTTGTCCCGATTTTAACCCTTCAATTACTGCTTGGGTGTCAATCAATGCACCCCGACTAGTGTTAATAATCATTATACCTGGTTTCATCTGAGCGATCGCTTCGCTATTAATTAAATGATGAGATAATATCAGCATTGGCAAAAAGTTCAGGTAAGTCTACATACTTTCCACCTAAAGCTTCTAATTCTGAGTTGCGATAAACATCATAGGCCAGAATATTACAGCCAAAGCCTTTCATTATATAAAGAATCATGAATAAGTTAACAACTTCCCAGCAGAAAAAATTATGGTTTGAAAAGATAATGGCAATTACCGCCACTGTCAACCTAGTGTTAGTTTTTTTTGATTTAAGTTATGTACCTTGGCGAGATTTTTACTTCCGTAGAGTTCCAGCAATTACTCGCTTGTACGATCCAATTAAAGGAATTGAACCTCATCGAGACACAAAAAAGTATTTAGAAGCAGTAGCTGGATTAGAAAAACAGGTAACTCAAACTGGCTTAGTCTCATCTCAAGTCAAAGCTAAATTAGCAGACATTCGTTTTCTTAGCCAAGAAATGATTGAAACTAATCCTTTTGCAAGTGCCGGAAAGAGTGGAACTCTGGAAAAAATCAAAAATCGAATGCGGGAACACGTCGGCCAAAAATCTGCCAAAGCAGCATTTAATACTTTTTGGAGTCAGGAGTATTTATCTAAAAATGGTTGGAATCAGGAAATAGATTTTTTCAACCAAAAAATTCGCCCTGGAATTGCCATCAACTATTATCGTAAAATTGATGAAAATGGGGGATTGCTCAATAATTTTTGGATAATTGATTTACCCTTTGTAATTCTATTTGCTACAGAATTATTAGGACGGACTTTTTTAATCAAGCAGAAATATAATCATTTAAGTTGGTTAGAAGCAGTTCTCTGGCGATGGTATGATCTATTATTGCTAATACCAATTTGGCAATGGTTACGAATCATTCCAGTAACAGTGCGACTAGATCAAGCAAAGTTAATTGATTTTTATGTAATTAGACGGCAAATTCATCAAGGTCTTCTTGCCAATTTTGCGGAAGAAATTACAGAAATTGTCATAATACAAGTAATCAACCAAATTCAAGGTTCAATTCAACGAGGTGAGATGACCCGTTGGTTATTACAGTCAGATAATGTGCGTTCTTATATAGATATTAATAATATCAATGAAATAGAAGCAATTACTGGATTGTTCATTAAAACCCTTGTTAATCAAGTATTACCAAAAATTCAACCAGAAGTAAATGCGATCTTGTGCCATAGTATTGAAATGGCTTGTCAGCAGTTACCAGGCTATAATAACATTCTCCTGCTACCAGGATTAGGTAAAGCCCAAACACAAATTAGTGAACAACTAGCCACCCAAATTACTAATAATATCTATGCTGCTTTAGCTAGTACCATTAAAGATCCTGTTGCGGCAAAACTTTCCACTCAGCTAATAGAAAAATTTACAACTTCATTAACTTCAGAAATTCAGCAAAAACAAGTGTTGGCAGAAATTCAAAGTTTGCTAAATGACTTTTTAGAAGAAGTAAAAATTAACTACATTCAACGTTTATCTCAAGAGGATATAGACAAAATTCTGGAAGAAACTAGAAAAATGCGAACGCAATCATCAAGTAGTTTATCTATTCGCAAATAAAACAGTTTCAGACAGGAATTTAAACCCTTTCAGTGAGGAAAAAATCCTTCACTCCGTGAAATCCTTAAATCCGTAAAATCCGTGTTCAAAAAGAGGAGTAGCTTAAATATAAGCCTATAGATAGATTAAAATTATCAGGATTTTTGCCAGCATAGAGTATAGATGTATTTATCATTTTCATTAAAACAATGGATAAAATAATAGATTCCAATACTCATCAGATTGATATCAGTTTATTTTTGCAAGAGATAACTCCCATACAGGCAGAGACTTTATTTGGTGGTTATTGCCCATCATTACAGGGTTATCCAGATACTTATACGAACGATATTGCTGAGATTATGAATCAGGCCAAAAAACAAACTAAAGGTGCAGATAATAAGTATAGCAATCAAAAGATTAATACCATAGATAAGTCAAAGAAAACTTACCTAAATGGAGTAGAGATACCCCGCAAAGGAAAAACTGTAGCTATATCTTTTTGAAGTCAGAACGTGAATTTAACAGGCTAAGTTAGGTAAATCATTGACTTTATTGAGAATAAATAAACTTTCATCTCCCCCACGGCCAATTCTTAAAGTTTCATCTAAATAAGTAATATCGAGAGTGGCAATTCTCCCTTGAGGATTATTAGCGACTATAACTTTAAATGGATTTAATTTAGGAGTGTTAATACCTACAATTTTTTCAATGGCTAAATACCGTTTATCAAAATAAACATTGATGCGTTTATCTGCTAGGTTTGATGTGTCCATAGCAGGTTCAAAACTGGCTGTTACTTTCACATATCCTGATATTAAGCCTAGAGGATGTTTAACTTGAGCTATATTAAAAAATAGTTTATCGGCAATATTAATTACTTGATAAACCTTACCTATTTGTAATCCCAATGGTAGAGAATCTAAAGAGCGAATTTCTCTAGCTGTAGAGTATTGTAATTGCCAAGCCCCCTCTAACAAAGCCGTAGCATGGATAAGAGGTTGAGGATGAGGATTGAGACTTTCTAGTTCCCTTGTTAATTCTTCAATTTCTGCACCTAAAGTTTGATCAAGCTTTAAATTAGTAATAGGAGAACCATCATTTTTAGATTGATTGTTTTTGATTGTTGCTTGTAATTTTTCTTTCAGAAGTTGATTATTCATGACAAAACAATATTTTTAAAATAATGAGGAAAATGTCACCTAACACCGTTATTTTATATTTACAATTTTATTTGTAGGGGATGAGATTCTTCAATTATTGGAGGTTATTGGAACTGATACAAGTATACCTTAATATTCCCAGATAAATAACCTGGCAGTTATCATAAGACCTCGCGGTATGCGGGAAACTCAGTGTCTTTAGACCTGAGAGGGAAGCGACACGGGCGGTTTTAACCGCATTGAATCTTGTTTCATTACCGCCTTGGAGTTGGGAAATTCGGGGTACTGTTGTGATGTACTTTCAACGGGACAATTACCGATTCAAATTTCTCAACTCTGTACGCATAATGTTTTGCTCCAAAGAGCCTCCCTTTCGGGGTGATGTTAGCTTCGACCTGTTATAAGAGCTTGTTAAGCTTGCAACACTGTTCCAGTGACCTTAGAACTGTTTAATCACAAGCGACAGAGCAGGGAACTAGCTTCGCATTCGGTGGGTGTCGTGACTCAAATAACGGCTACCCTGAGACTATGCTCAGGGTGGTCTGGTCAGTACAGCTTGTTTGATTTCTCTTGCAAGCTCAGTCCCTTTAGGGCTGGGTTACTGACCAACTACCAGGCTTTTAATTAATCCAAAATCATGTTACGGAAAAATTACAAAATTCCCCAGTAGTGAAGAAAGCCTTGACCAGAAAATATTTCAATTAAAGCTGCTGCTAAAAAACCAATCATTGCTAAACGGCCATTCCAGATTTCTGCTCCCGGTGTAAAACCCCATTGCCACGCATTACGATCAGTTGCTATAGGGGCAGTAGTTGTTTTTGTTGCATTAGTCATGGTTCGCACTCCAAATTAGGATTTATTAAGCTT
The window above is part of the Dolichospermum sp. DET69 genome. Proteins encoded here:
- a CDS encoding chlororespiratory reduction protein 7, with the translated sequence MPNPLMYQQDDFVVLETNQPEQFLTAAELLIKLEKTLSQIAHDDLPLDMQKLDSVSEQAQYLLDTSCNLDVSPGEYLQWYAVRLEK
- a CDS encoding histidine kinase, whose protein sequence is MLKQDVMQVSQDQPIYSEAPLQLLLFVDGRTQSRQQVQQIRAYLKELEAGYSFELQIIDVGEQPYLAEHFKLIATPALVKIHPQPQQTIAGTNIIPQLKIWWPRWQTSVDTFLSLQEDSPELMDEKSRVNLPKFTIHSVASSAETIQLSDEIFRLKQEKEKLQEQLQFKDRVIAILAHDLRNPLTAAAIAIETLQSTYNPDTGEFTRLKPGLAIHLLKQARAQTRIIDRMIADLLQIGRSEDTDLPIIPQKLQLGELCLQVLDELSDRYIAKSQTVETDIPQDLPYVYADPERIRQVLVNLLDNAIKYTPAGGVITVAGLHRTTQKVQFSVGDTGPGIPEENRNRIFENLFRLQRDQATDGYGIGLCLCQRIIRAHYGQIWVDSSPHGGAWFHFTMPVYPS
- a CDS encoding S-layer homology domain-containing protein translates to MFFRNRPAVFLSFAVLLSSLTACTNSQSAKNLQQSLAADPQLQNNPVPFGKPQSQQVTPNPNTSIIKLPADFPADIPIYPNATLEEVIPANSENKISIRWQSADPSNLITSFYRQQFQAKNWQIVQQPPDDVEGTVSARRNDLLINLTIKPQTVTKAAPNQPQTATKLVIEYSSNSQTTATNPVTSSNNSEFIGPVLPNTNSPNITTQPTSQPEILTTQEFTDIQKAPPEWRGHIQDLAALGVLSIEPKTNNEFLPDKIITRREYARWLVAANNAMYANNPAKKIRLAATSTQPTFRDILSKDPDFPAIQGLAEAGLIPSALSGDTTAVLFRPDAPLTREQLLLWKIPLDTRQALPVANLEAVKQTWGFQDAGSIEPKALRAVLADFQNAEQSNIRRVFGYTTLFQPKKPVTRAEASAALWYFGTQGEGMSAAEALKLKS
- a CDS encoding peptidoglycan-binding protein: MWCSFDKSRITIALTCIVAASVVSSDIAFAARQRNYNPEEFRSVLRGLGYNVKVTKDPLTDEETKKAITQFQTGYKLKVDGKVGPQTQDQAAMIVQILQANLNTVLKPKTPLPRDQFYTPQTEELVKEYQKKHQLPETGIADLQLRQRLNEEVKTIISTPVTNPTPKATPTAKPTAKPKATPTAKPTATPTAKPTATPTAKPTATPTAKPKATPTAKPKATPTAKPTATPTAKPKATPTAKPKATPTAKPTATPTAKPKATPTAKPTATPTAKPTTTPTPTPTPEK
- a CDS encoding fimbrial protein; amino-acid sequence: MNNQLLKEKLQATIKNNQSKNDGSPITNLKLDQTLGAEIEELTRELESLNPHPQPLIHATALLEGAWQLQYSTAREIRSLDSLPLGLQIGKVYQVINIADKLFFNIAQVKHPLGLISGYVKVTASFEPAMDTSNLADKRINVYFDKRYLAIEKIVGINTPKLNPFKVIVANNPQGRIATLDITYLDETLRIGRGGDESLFILNKVNDLPNLAC
- a CDS encoding high light inducible protein; the protein is MTNATKTTTAPIATDRNAWQWGFTPGAEIWNGRLAMIGFLAAALIEIFSGQGFLHYWGIL